One Chthoniobacterales bacterium genomic window carries:
- a CDS encoding AAA family ATPase, whose protein sequence is MNLKTDILKTSRHARDANTEQARLAYETSSRTWVLEPVRAAFGPGPQHYCAADGPWDVKRLAETFSDQLERTWYSLREDAERGSGYWCELCIRLGERLFVRVDEDNLAVYASDPRTAVETVERLARTFRKAAEPRLPTFQIVKQSAGSIDTEAVRIGDDALLDSAALALHYGEDFPAWHEAFVDTLSTRHRGLSVLDGPPGTGKTSYLRQLMVRLKDTHRFYFLAAANLRLLRDAEFVDFWSSERRLHEDASMVVILEDSENALMPRRSDNREEVSLLLSITDGILGEFLRLQVICTINCQARELDPALLRPGRLVAHRHFGRMNRARAERLAVSLGRPLPAGDDFSLAEIFRGERAATPEKRTIGFG, encoded by the coding sequence GTGAATCTGAAAACTGACATTTTGAAGACCTCACGGCACGCCCGTGATGCGAACACCGAACAGGCTCGGCTGGCCTACGAAACCTCCAGCCGGACATGGGTGCTCGAGCCCGTGCGCGCCGCATTCGGCCCGGGCCCTCAACACTACTGCGCCGCGGACGGTCCGTGGGACGTGAAGCGTCTCGCAGAGACCTTCTCCGACCAGCTCGAACGGACGTGGTATTCGCTCCGCGAAGACGCGGAACGAGGCAGCGGCTATTGGTGCGAACTATGCATCCGCCTGGGCGAACGCCTGTTCGTCCGGGTGGACGAGGACAACCTTGCCGTCTATGCCAGCGATCCCCGGACCGCCGTCGAGACGGTCGAACGTCTCGCGCGCACGTTCCGCAAGGCCGCGGAACCCCGTCTCCCGACCTTCCAGATCGTGAAGCAATCCGCCGGTAGCATCGACACCGAGGCCGTGCGCATCGGCGACGACGCGCTTCTGGACTCCGCCGCGCTCGCGCTCCACTACGGGGAAGACTTCCCCGCGTGGCACGAGGCTTTCGTCGACACGCTTTCCACGCGGCATCGCGGATTGAGCGTTCTCGACGGCCCGCCGGGCACCGGAAAGACCTCGTATCTTCGTCAGCTGATGGTGCGCCTGAAGGACACCCACCGATTCTACTTCCTCGCCGCGGCGAATCTGCGCCTCCTGCGAGATGCGGAATTCGTGGACTTCTGGTCATCGGAACGCCGTCTTCACGAGGACGCGTCGATGGTCGTCATCCTCGAGGACTCCGAGAATGCGCTCATGCCGCGACGTTCCGACAACCGCGAGGAAGTCAGCCTGCTGCTCAGCATCACGGACGGCATTCTCGGCGAATTTCTCAGGCTCCAGGTGATCTGCACGATCAACTGCCAGGCACGAGAACTCGATCCGGCGTTGCTTCGGCCGGGACGGCTGGTCGCTCACCGGCACTTCGGCCGGATGAATCGCGCCCGCGCGGAACGGCTGGCCGTTAGCCTCGGTCGCCCCCTGCCGGCAGGGGATGACTTCTCGCTGGCGGAGATCTTCCGCGGCGAGCGGGCGGCAACGCCGGAGAAGCGCACCATCGGTTTCGGCTGA